A window of Longispora fulva contains these coding sequences:
- a CDS encoding WXG100 family type VII secretion target, whose protein sequence is MPDFAIDYGVLHAARKDLHDLADRIGPHLKDSAFAQVGGDYGSDTVFGDTGLATAFRALYRTARHPMDKADEDLRQLGDIFGSVADGYFDVDAQIANGMGMMGASLGLDEWKDKKAAWDYLQAHRSECVAGPDGAMPAFCSATDPGRPPTDFTVNTASGSVTTHLTLDDHNNVIKEETTVVAGDQHYTSTTTYTPDGKSQTTDTTFADGSTTHSVTTNGEHGSSVTDTTDNSGSHTHTEITLSDNGGGSMVTTENDGTKTEYTRPDRYAPWTKVEPPPDSSSYDYIGY, encoded by the coding sequence ATGCCGGACTTCGCGATCGACTACGGCGTGCTACACGCGGCGCGCAAGGACCTGCACGACCTGGCCGACCGGATCGGACCGCACCTCAAGGACAGCGCGTTCGCGCAGGTCGGCGGCGACTACGGCTCTGACACGGTGTTCGGGGACACCGGGCTCGCCACGGCGTTTCGGGCCCTGTACCGCACTGCGCGGCACCCGATGGACAAGGCCGACGAGGATTTGCGCCAACTCGGAGACATCTTCGGCTCGGTGGCCGACGGCTACTTCGACGTGGACGCGCAGATCGCCAACGGGATGGGCATGATGGGCGCCAGCCTGGGCCTGGACGAGTGGAAGGACAAGAAGGCCGCCTGGGACTACCTGCAGGCACACCGCTCCGAGTGCGTCGCCGGCCCCGACGGCGCGATGCCCGCGTTCTGTTCGGCCACCGACCCGGGCCGGCCGCCCACGGACTTCACGGTCAACACGGCCAGCGGCTCGGTCACCACGCACCTGACCCTCGACGACCACAACAACGTGATCAAGGAGGAGACGACGGTCGTGGCCGGCGACCAGCACTACACGTCCACGACGACGTACACGCCGGACGGCAAGTCGCAGACCACGGACACGACGTTCGCCGACGGCAGCACCACGCACTCGGTGACCACGAACGGCGAGCACGGGTCGTCCGTGACGGACACGACCGACAACTCCGGCTCGCACACCCACACCGAGATCACGCTGTCGGACAACGGCGGCGGTTCCATGGTCACCACCGAGAACGACGGCACGAAGACCGAGTACACCCGGCCCGACCGGTACGCGCCCTGGACCAAGGTCGAGCCCCCGCCCGATTCGTCGTCCTACGACTACATCGGCTACTGA